One Oryza brachyantha chromosome 3, ObraRS2, whole genome shotgun sequence DNA segment encodes these proteins:
- the LOC102718814 gene encoding germin-like protein 3-5 translates to MEYGFKTLAAGVVFIVVLLLQRAPVLVRATDPDPLQDFCVADLGSEVTVNGHPCKPASAAGDEFLFSSRLATGGDVNANPNGSNVTELDVAGWPGVNTLGVSMNRVDFAPVGTNPPHVHPRATEVGVVLRGELLVGIIGSLDSGNRLYSKVVRAGETFVIPRGLMHFQFNVGKTEATMIVSFNSQNPGIVFVPLTLFGSNPPIPTPVLVKALRVDAGVVELLKSKFTGGY, encoded by the coding sequence ATGGAGTACGGCTTCAAAACCCTAGCAGCTGGGGTGGTGTTCATCGTCGTGCTGCTCCTGCAGCGGGCGCCCGTGCTGGTCCGGGCCACCGACCCCGACCCTCTCCAGGACTTCTGCGTCGCCGACCTCGGCAGCGAGGTGACGGTGAACGGGCACCCCTGCAAGCCCgcgtcggcggccggcgacgagttCCTCTTCTCGTCCAGGCTAGCCACGGGCGGCGACGTGAACGCCAACCCGAACGGCTCCAACGTCACGGAGCTCGACGTCGCCGGGTGGCCCGGCGTCAACACGCTCGGCGTGTCCATGAACCGCGTCGACTTCGCCCCCGTCGGCACCAACCCGCCGCACGTCCACCCGCGCGCCACCGAGGTCGGCGTCGTGCTCCGCGGCGAGCTCCTCGTCGGCATCATCGGCAGCCTCGACAGCGGGAACAGGCTGTACTCCAAGGTGGTCCGCGCCGGCGAGACGTTCGTCATCCCGAGGGGGCTGATGCACTTCCAGTTCAACGTCGGCAAGACGGAGGCCACCATGATCGTCTCTTTCAACAGCCAGAACCCCGGCATCGTGTTCGTGCCGCTGACGTTGTTCGGCTCCAACCCGCCCATCCCGACGCCGGTGCTCGTCAAGGCTCTCCGGGTGGACGCCGGCGTCGTTGAGCTGCTCAAGTCCAAGTTCACCGGAGGATACTGA
- the LOC102719091 gene encoding germin-like protein 3-6 has translation MECSLKTLAAGLVVFVVLLLQQAPVLVLATDADPLQDFCVADLGSEVTVNGHACKPASAAGDEFLFSNKIATGGDVNANPNGSNVTELDVAEWPGVNTLGVSMNRVDFAPGGTNPPHVHPRATEIGVVLRGELLVGIIGSLDSGNRLYSKVVRAGETFVIPRGLMHFQFNVGKTEATMVVSFNSQNPGIVFVPLTLFGSNPPIPTPVLVKALRVDAGVVELLKSKFTGGY, from the coding sequence ATGGAGTGCAGCTTAAAAACCCTAGCAGCTGGGCTGGTGGTGTTCGTCGTGCTGCTCCTGCAGCAGGCGCCCGTGTTAGTACTGGCAACCGACGCCGACCCTCTCCAGGACTTCTGCGTCGCCGACCTCGGCAGCGAGGTGACGGTGAACGGGCACGCGTGCAAGCCCGcctcggcggccggcgacgagttCCTCTTCTCCAACAAGATCGCCACGGGCGGCGACGTGAACGCCAACCCGAACGGCTCCAACGTCACGGAGCTCGACGTGGCTGAGTGGCCTGGGGTGAACACGCTCGGCGTGTCCATGAACCGCGTCGACTTCGCCCCCGGCGGAACCAACCCGCCGCACGTCCACCCGCGCGCCACCGAGATCGGCGTCGTGCTCCGCGGCGAGCTCCTCGTCGGCATCATCGGCAGCCTCGACAGCGGCAACAGGCTGTACTCCAAGGTGGTCCGCGCCGGCGAGACGTTCGTCATCCCGCGGGGGCTGATGCACTTCCAGTTCAACGTCGGGAAGACGGAGGCCACCATGGTCGTCTCCTTCAACAGCCAGAACCCCGGCATCGTGTTCGTGCCGCTGACGTTGTTCGGCTCCAACCCGCCCATCCCAACGCCGGTGCTCGTCAAGGCGCTCCGGGTGGACGCCGGCGTCGTTGAGCTGCTCAAGTCCAAGTTCACCGGAGGATACTGA